A portion of the Natronococcus sp. AD-5 genome contains these proteins:
- the surE gene encoding 5'/3'-nucleotidase SurE, translating into MNDAREILLTNDDGIDSTGIRALHDALSERANVTVVAPANDQSACGRSISHEVDVREHELGYAVDGTPADCVVAGLSELGPEPDMVVAGCNQGANLGEYVLGRSGTISAAVEAAFFDVPAIATSLYVPVDDTPFDEIDLTQSDFEEATRVTSYLVEHALETELFEHAAYLNVNVPLPDADPAPIEITEPSKRYEMGARRDGDVIHLTDRVWESMDPESIPDPDGTDRRAVAEGRISISPLTAPHSTNHHEILEALAETYLETVAAADR; encoded by the coding sequence ATGAACGACGCCCGCGAGATCCTTTTGACGAACGACGACGGGATCGACAGCACCGGCATCCGGGCGCTACACGACGCCCTCTCCGAGCGCGCGAACGTAACCGTCGTCGCGCCGGCGAACGACCAGAGCGCCTGCGGCCGATCGATCTCGCACGAGGTCGACGTCCGGGAGCACGAACTGGGCTACGCGGTCGACGGAACGCCCGCCGACTGCGTCGTCGCGGGGCTCTCGGAACTGGGCCCCGAACCGGACATGGTCGTCGCGGGCTGTAACCAGGGTGCGAACCTCGGCGAGTACGTCCTCGGGCGCTCGGGGACGATCAGCGCGGCCGTCGAGGCCGCGTTCTTCGACGTCCCGGCCATCGCGACGTCGCTGTACGTCCCCGTCGACGACACCCCGTTCGACGAGATCGACCTCACCCAGTCGGACTTCGAAGAGGCGACCCGCGTGACGTCCTACCTCGTCGAGCACGCCCTCGAGACGGAGCTCTTCGAGCACGCCGCGTACCTGAACGTCAACGTGCCGCTCCCCGACGCCGATCCGGCGCCGATCGAGATCACCGAACCGTCGAAGCGGTACGAGATGGGCGCCAGGCGCGACGGCGACGTCATCCACCTCACGGACCGCGTCTGGGAGTCGATGGACCCCGAGTCGATACCGGATCCCGACGGAACGGACCGACGGGCCGTCGCGGAGGGGCGGATCAGCATCTCGCCGCTGACCGCACCCCACTCGACGAACCACCACGAGATTCTCGAGGCGCTCGCGGAGACGTATCTCGAAACCGTCGCGGCGGCCGACCGCTGA
- a CDS encoding nickel-binding protein has product MSDTDLEDFLILRTFEEPIPEDTFRAGAEEAMDVLQDLTEEGVGIRWKKSHVRTEADGAVVGTMCHYLAEDEAVVHEHADRAGLPVTRIDRHGKTLENAQ; this is encoded by the coding sequence ATGAGCGACACTGACCTGGAGGACTTCCTGATCCTCCGCACCTTTGAGGAACCGATTCCCGAAGACACGTTCCGTGCCGGCGCCGAAGAAGCAATGGACGTCCTGCAGGACCTCACCGAGGAGGGCGTAGGGATTAGATGGAAGAAGTCACACGTCCGGACGGAGGCGGACGGAGCCGTCGTTGGAACGATGTGCCATTACCTGGCCGAGGACGAAGCGGTTGTCCACGAACACGCCGACCGCGCGGGACTTCCTGTAACCCGGATCGATCGCCACGGGAAGACACTGGAAAACGCACAATGA
- a CDS encoding alpha-ketoacid dehydrogenase subunit beta — MAQKERQQAVERELTMSRAMVEAIAHEMRENDEVFYMGEDVADYGGIFDSTEGLLDEFGHDRIMDVPISETAYIGAAVGAAQRGMRPIAELMFADFFGVCMDQIYNQMAKNTYMSGGNVSVPMVLTAAVGGTYNDAAQHSQTLYGTFAHLPGMKVVVPSTAYDAKGLMHNAIRDDDPVVYMFHKRLMGIGWMPAPDGPKTPVPDEPYAIPFGSADVKREGSDVTVVTLGLHVHRALEAAESLADDGIDAEVIDLRTLVPLDTETILESVAETGRLVVVDEDYRSHGVTGEIIARVAEEGLADLEAVERVAVPDVPLPYARPMEDEVIPGTEDIETAIRSVRS; from the coding sequence ATGGCACAAAAAGAACGACAGCAAGCGGTCGAACGGGAGCTGACGATGAGCCGCGCGATGGTCGAGGCGATCGCCCACGAGATGCGCGAGAACGACGAAGTCTTCTACATGGGCGAGGACGTCGCCGACTACGGCGGCATCTTCGACAGCACCGAGGGGCTGCTCGACGAGTTCGGCCACGACCGGATCATGGACGTTCCGATCAGCGAAACGGCGTACATCGGTGCCGCCGTCGGCGCCGCCCAGCGGGGGATGCGGCCGATTGCGGAGCTCATGTTCGCCGACTTCTTCGGGGTCTGTATGGACCAGATATACAACCAGATGGCGAAGAACACGTACATGAGCGGCGGGAACGTGAGCGTTCCGATGGTGCTGACGGCGGCCGTCGGCGGGACGTACAACGACGCCGCCCAGCACTCCCAGACGCTCTACGGCACCTTCGCCCACCTCCCGGGGATGAAAGTCGTCGTTCCCTCGACCGCCTACGACGCGAAGGGGCTGATGCACAACGCCATCCGCGACGACGATCCGGTCGTCTACATGTTCCACAAGCGCCTGATGGGAATCGGCTGGATGCCCGCCCCCGACGGCCCGAAGACGCCGGTTCCGGACGAGCCGTACGCGATCCCCTTCGGCAGCGCCGACGTCAAGCGCGAGGGGAGCGACGTCACCGTCGTCACGCTCGGCCTGCACGTCCACCGGGCGCTCGAGGCCGCCGAGAGCCTCGCCGACGACGGGATCGACGCCGAGGTGATCGACCTCCGGACGCTCGTTCCCCTGGATACGGAGACGATCCTCGAGTCGGTCGCCGAGACGGGGCGGCTGGTCGTCGTCGACGAGGACTACCGCTCCCACGGCGTCACCGGCGAGATCATCGCGCGCGTGGCCGAGGAGGGACTCGCCGACCTCGAGGCGGTCGAGCGAGTCGCCGTCCCGGACGTTCCGCTCCCGTACGCCCGGCCGATGGAGGACGAGGTGATTCCGGGCACCGAAGACATCGAGACCGCGATCCGCTCCGTGCGATCGTAA
- a CDS encoding tyrosine-type recombinase/integrase, whose protein sequence is MSDGLTPTMPAEAVEWYLAERDPELSEKSLQNQRYRLEQFLAFCSDHEIDDMSRLTGRDIHRFRVWASQDIETVTLRGYLQTFRVFLEFCAAIDAVEPGMRERVQIPEVEPEDEARNEHLASDRAEPILEHLERFAYASREHIVTALLWHTGIRLGTLRAFDVGDFDRDAQCLDVRHRPEAGTPLKNKKAAERSIAIGSHYCDVIADYIEHNRENVTDDHGRRPLITSSRGRLSEGSIRETIYRVTQPCEIGECPHDADPTTCEYRQHSQRAGCPSSRSPHGIRRGSITHHLRTGSPQEVVSDRANVSGDILDQHYDERTEREKMEIRREFLEGV, encoded by the coding sequence ATGAGCGATGGACTCACACCTACGATGCCTGCCGAGGCCGTGGAGTGGTACCTCGCCGAACGAGACCCCGAACTCTCCGAAAAGTCGCTGCAAAACCAGCGGTATAGGCTCGAGCAATTCCTCGCGTTCTGCTCCGATCACGAAATCGACGATATGAGTCGCCTTACGGGACGCGATATCCACCGGTTCCGTGTTTGGGCGAGCCAGGATATCGAGACGGTCACACTCCGTGGTTATCTCCAAACGTTTCGCGTCTTCCTCGAGTTTTGCGCGGCGATCGACGCCGTCGAACCGGGGATGCGCGAACGCGTACAGATTCCGGAGGTCGAACCAGAAGACGAAGCGCGTAACGAACATCTCGCTTCCGATCGGGCAGAACCGATCCTTGAGCACCTCGAGCGATTCGCGTACGCCAGTCGAGAGCACATCGTTACCGCTCTCCTCTGGCATACCGGGATCCGCTTAGGTACGCTACGGGCGTTCGATGTTGGCGACTTCGATCGGGACGCACAGTGTCTCGACGTTCGACATCGTCCGGAAGCAGGCACCCCACTAAAGAACAAGAAAGCGGCTGAACGATCGATCGCTATCGGTTCCCACTATTGCGACGTGATTGCGGACTACATCGAGCACAATCGCGAAAACGTCACCGACGATCACGGCCGACGTCCGCTAATTACCAGCTCGCGTGGGCGGCTTAGCGAAGGCTCGATTCGCGAGACGATCTATCGGGTTACGCAGCCGTGCGAGATCGGTGAGTGCCCACACGACGCGGATCCGACGACGTGCGAGTACCGACAGCATAGCCAGCGCGCTGGCTGTCCATCTTCGCGTTCCCCACACGGGATTCGGCGCGGGTCGATCACTCACCACTTGCGGACCGGTTCACCGCAGGAGGTCGTCTCCGATCGAGCGAACGTCTCCGGCGATATCCTCGATCAGCACTACGACGAACGGACTGAACGCGAGAAGATGGAAATTCGTCGCGAATTCCTCGAGGGGGTGTAA
- a CDS encoding thiamine pyrophosphate-dependent dehydrogenase E1 component subunit alpha, which translates to MFEDMVTARYYEERLQEEYLEGKQPAFDISAGPIPGELHLAAGHEAAAAGVCRHLRDSDTVTAPHRPHHVAIAKGVDLKRMTAEIFGRRTGLSGGKGGHMHLFDPDVNFACSGIIAQGCPPAVGAGLAATKRNEDAVAVAFLGEGAISQGAFLESLNLAAVQKLPVVFVVEDNDWAISMPKERVSGVDDGSQRAGGFDMPGVRVDYDDATAVYDAAKEAIGRARAGNGPTLLEVQVHRRMGHFMGDPESYRPDEDKEAAHGRDSIERLAADLRAAGLEDDDLEEIRERARDRVDEAIEWAKDQPEPDPEEAHEDVFVNPPSGATTDEPAHELAETGGDD; encoded by the coding sequence ATGTTCGAGGACATGGTTACGGCGAGGTACTACGAGGAGCGCCTCCAGGAGGAGTACCTGGAGGGAAAACAGCCGGCGTTCGACATCTCGGCCGGGCCGATTCCCGGCGAGTTGCACCTCGCGGCGGGTCACGAGGCCGCCGCGGCGGGCGTCTGCCGGCACCTGCGCGATTCGGATACCGTGACGGCGCCGCACCGCCCGCACCACGTCGCGATCGCGAAGGGCGTCGACCTGAAGCGAATGACCGCCGAGATCTTCGGACGGCGAACCGGCCTGAGCGGAGGCAAGGGCGGTCACATGCACCTGTTCGATCCGGACGTGAACTTCGCCTGCAGCGGCATCATCGCCCAGGGCTGTCCGCCGGCGGTCGGCGCGGGGCTCGCAGCGACGAAGCGAAACGAGGACGCCGTCGCCGTCGCCTTCCTCGGCGAGGGCGCGATCAGCCAGGGCGCGTTCCTCGAGTCGCTCAACCTGGCTGCGGTCCAGAAGCTTCCCGTCGTCTTCGTCGTCGAGGACAACGACTGGGCGATCAGCATGCCGAAGGAGCGCGTCAGCGGCGTCGACGACGGCTCGCAGCGCGCCGGCGGCTTCGACATGCCGGGCGTTCGCGTCGACTACGACGACGCGACGGCGGTGTACGACGCCGCGAAGGAGGCGATCGGCCGGGCGCGGGCGGGCAACGGCCCGACGCTGCTGGAGGTTCAGGTTCACCGCCGGATGGGCCACTTTATGGGCGACCCCGAGAGCTACCGGCCGGACGAGGACAAAGAAGCCGCCCACGGACGGGATTCGATCGAACGACTCGCGGCCGACCTGCGGGCGGCCGGCCTCGAGGACGACGACCTCGAGGAAATTCGCGAGCGAGCCCGCGACCGCGTCGACGAGGCGATCGAGTGGGCCAAGGACCAGCCGGAGCCCGACCCCGAAGAAGCGCACGAGGACGTCTTCGTCAACCCGCCGTCGGGTGCGACGACGGACGAACCGGCCCACGAACTCGCCGAAACTGGAGGTGACGACTGA
- a CDS encoding helix-turn-helix transcriptional regulator yields MTEPVDDIEFIASSKHRVGVLDALAGGRCDRDDLRSLTGASSPTMGRVLSAFEERRWIERRGPSYELTPLGEYVAERFAGLRGALETEQRLREVWRWLPREMEGFSIELFADAVIAYPGPGYPYEPVERVIDLVEASEWMCGFGATVFKSIANEAICLEVIDGMEFEYVYPPEVLAATVAWDREMVERAAQQDHCTVWVHDELPDKKRCGFGIFEDRVGICCHDADSRALRAWIDTDAPEAREWALSVFEQYRDEARPADETDMDAPIPDQITIP; encoded by the coding sequence ATGACTGAACCGGTCGACGACATCGAATTCATTGCCAGCTCCAAACACCGCGTCGGCGTTCTCGATGCACTCGCTGGCGGACGTTGCGACCGGGATGACCTCCGGTCACTCACTGGCGCCTCGTCTCCAACGATGGGTCGCGTGTTATCCGCCTTCGAAGAACGACGTTGGATCGAACGACGTGGCCCATCGTATGAACTCACCCCGCTCGGCGAATACGTCGCCGAACGGTTCGCAGGACTCCGCGGTGCGCTGGAAACGGAACAACGGCTCCGTGAGGTCTGGCGGTGGCTCCCCCGGGAGATGGAGGGATTCTCCATCGAACTGTTCGCTGATGCCGTCATCGCCTATCCCGGCCCGGGGTATCCGTACGAACCCGTTGAACGCGTGATAGACCTGGTTGAAGCAAGCGAGTGGATGTGCGGATTTGGGGCGACAGTGTTCAAGTCGATCGCCAACGAGGCGATCTGTCTGGAGGTCATCGACGGGATGGAATTTGAGTACGTCTATCCCCCCGAGGTGCTGGCTGCAACGGTCGCCTGGGACCGAGAGATGGTCGAACGCGCCGCCCAACAGGACCACTGCACGGTCTGGGTACATGACGAGCTCCCCGACAAGAAGCGGTGTGGGTTCGGCATCTTCGAGGATCGCGTTGGGATCTGCTGTCACGACGCGGATTCCAGAGCGCTCCGAGCGTGGATCGACACGGATGCACCAGAGGCCCGCGAGTGGGCGCTTTCGGTTTTCGAGCAGTACCGCGATGAGGCCCGGCCGGCAGACGAAACGGATATGGACGCTCCGATCCCCGATCAAATCACGATCCCGTGA
- a CDS encoding prephenate dehydrogenase/arogenate dehydrogenase family protein — translation MDVLIVGAGSMGTWFGDAVDADVTYADVDPDAAAAAADATGGDVTDLESDDAYDVVCIAVPLGYAAAAIAEHAPRARRAIVDVSGAMAEPLEAMARHGSDLERASLHPLFAPERAPGSIAVVRENEGAATEALLEALERRGNDLVETTAAEHDEAMETVQASTHAAVLSFALAADSVPDGFETPIYDELRTLAARMTDGTPRVYADIQRTFDGAEGVADAAAAIADADPDELESLYREAARRIRDDRGDHE, via the coding sequence ATGGACGTACTGATCGTCGGCGCGGGATCCATGGGAACGTGGTTCGGGGATGCCGTCGACGCCGACGTCACTTACGCCGACGTCGATCCGGACGCCGCGGCCGCGGCCGCCGACGCCACCGGCGGCGACGTCACCGATCTCGAGAGCGACGACGCCTACGACGTCGTCTGCATCGCGGTGCCGCTCGGATACGCGGCGGCGGCGATCGCCGAACACGCTCCTCGCGCGCGGCGAGCGATCGTCGACGTCTCGGGCGCGATGGCGGAGCCGCTCGAGGCGATGGCGCGCCACGGGTCGGACCTCGAGCGCGCGAGTCTCCACCCGCTGTTCGCACCCGAGCGCGCCCCCGGCTCGATCGCCGTCGTTCGCGAAAACGAGGGGGCGGCGACCGAGGCGCTGCTCGAGGCCTTAGAGCGCCGCGGCAACGACCTCGTCGAGACGACCGCGGCGGAACACGACGAGGCGATGGAGACGGTTCAGGCGTCGACTCACGCCGCCGTCCTCTCGTTCGCGCTGGCCGCGGACTCCGTGCCGGACGGATTCGAGACGCCGATCTACGACGAGTTGCGGACGCTGGCGGCCCGGATGACGGACGGGACGCCGCGCGTCTACGCGGACATCCAGCGAACGTTCGACGGCGCCGAGGGCGTCGCCGACGCCGCGGCCGCGATCGCCGACGCCGACCCCGACGAACTCGAGTCGCTGTACCGGGAGGCCGCCCGACGGATCCGCGACGACCGAGGTGACCACGAATGA
- a CDS encoding small ribosomal subunit Rsm22 family protein, with translation MTDQREAIRSNAKFLRNVRPIDPEEIRDYVDGSPHPAVVRQHLREDAVSLGLIEREDGTFVPVDDEPVRPHRGPVERVPESYERRLEDFLVDRYGANWHEDATGDLLRSTVRRFKSRYLEGRRVEYDDDVAAGYAIYHLPGYYAAVQYALDDLAERGLLDRNLRVLDVGAGVGGPALGLCDYLPDDALLEYHAIEPSAAADVLEELLAETGRNVHATIHRTTAGEFDPEALLEDDAVGFDLVLACNVLSELEDPRAVARSYLEVLAPDGTFLAMAPADKNTSVQLREIERDLEGTRVAGVSGETEPAADEVTVYGPAVRLWADETPSDRGWSFDVRPDLVVPGFQRRLDEATPEDDEEHAPGEFVNVDVQFSYSLLRLDGRRRIDLELEASEWAKMAEMDRHVTNRIDLVAAKLSRSLSESGDDRGGRPGAGNANPLFKVSDGSEAVDHYAVLTRETSLNRALLEADYGDVLSVEQALVLWNDDEEAYNLVVDEETVVDRVG, from the coding sequence ATGACCGACCAGCGCGAGGCCATCCGCTCGAACGCGAAGTTCCTGCGAAACGTCCGCCCGATCGATCCCGAGGAGATCCGCGACTACGTCGACGGAAGTCCGCACCCGGCGGTCGTGCGCCAGCACCTCCGCGAGGACGCCGTTTCCCTCGGGCTGATCGAGCGCGAGGACGGCACGTTCGTCCCCGTCGACGACGAGCCGGTGCGGCCGCACCGGGGACCCGTCGAGCGCGTTCCCGAATCCTACGAGCGCCGGCTCGAGGACTTCCTCGTCGACCGATACGGCGCGAACTGGCACGAGGACGCCACGGGCGACCTCCTGCGGTCGACCGTCAGGCGGTTCAAGTCCCGCTACCTCGAGGGCCGGCGCGTCGAGTACGACGACGACGTCGCGGCGGGGTACGCGATCTACCACCTGCCGGGCTACTACGCCGCCGTCCAGTACGCGCTCGACGACCTGGCCGAACGCGGCCTGCTCGACCGGAATTTGCGCGTGCTCGACGTCGGCGCGGGCGTCGGCGGCCCCGCGCTCGGCCTCTGCGACTACCTCCCCGACGACGCCCTGCTCGAGTACCACGCGATCGAACCCAGCGCGGCCGCGGACGTCCTCGAGGAGTTGCTCGCCGAGACGGGCCGCAACGTCCACGCGACGATCCACCGGACGACGGCGGGGGAATTCGATCCCGAAGCGCTCTTGGAGGACGACGCGGTCGGGTTCGACCTCGTGCTCGCCTGCAACGTCCTGAGCGAGCTCGAGGATCCCCGCGCCGTCGCGCGGTCGTACCTCGAGGTGCTCGCGCCCGACGGAACCTTCCTGGCGATGGCCCCGGCGGACAAGAACACGAGCGTTCAGCTCCGAGAAATCGAGCGCGACCTCGAGGGGACTCGCGTCGCCGGCGTCTCGGGCGAGACGGAGCCGGCCGCCGACGAGGTTACCGTCTACGGTCCCGCCGTCCGGCTCTGGGCAGACGAGACGCCGTCGGATCGCGGCTGGTCGTTCGACGTCCGCCCGGATCTCGTCGTCCCGGGGTTCCAGCGGCGACTCGACGAGGCGACGCCGGAAGACGACGAAGAGCACGCGCCCGGCGAGTTCGTCAACGTCGACGTCCAGTTCTCCTACTCGCTGTTGCGACTCGACGGCCGCCGTCGGATCGACCTCGAACTCGAGGCGAGCGAGTGGGCGAAGATGGCCGAGATGGACCGCCACGTCACGAACCGGATCGACCTCGTCGCGGCGAAGCTCAGCCGGTCGCTGTCCGAGAGCGGAGACGACCGCGGCGGCCGACCGGGCGCCGGCAACGCGAACCCGCTGTTCAAGGTCAGCGACGGCAGCGAGGCCGTCGACCACTACGCGGTTCTCACGAGGGAAACCTCGCTCAACCGGGCGCTGCTCGAGGCCGATTACGGCGACGTGCTCTCCGTCGAGCAGGCGCTCGTCCTCTGGAACGACGACGAGGAGGCGTACAACCTGGTCGTCGACGAGGAGACGGTCGTCGACCGAGTCGGCTGA
- a CDS encoding lipoyl domain-containing protein — translation MSGTDDRVAVAAADVWPDDVEEDETAVVVNWFAREGRQVDEGETICEVQIEKVSIDVPAPVAGELAEIERVEEDELAREDALGWIEPD, via the coding sequence ATGAGCGGAACCGACGACCGGGTCGCCGTCGCGGCGGCGGACGTCTGGCCCGACGACGTCGAGGAGGACGAGACCGCCGTCGTCGTCAACTGGTTCGCGCGGGAGGGCCGGCAGGTCGACGAGGGAGAGACTATTTGCGAGGTCCAGATCGAGAAAGTCAGCATCGACGTGCCGGCTCCCGTCGCCGGGGAACTCGCCGAGATCGAACGCGTCGAGGAGGACGAACTCGCGCGCGAGGACGCGCTCGGCTGGATCGAACCCGATTGA
- a CDS encoding SelT/SelW/SelH family protein — protein MTTVEVEYCVPCGFLSRAEDVQHALLTTFGEDLEAVTLRTGDDGVFRVRVDDAVVFDKSEDAYDVDEIVREVREYV, from the coding sequence GTGACGACCGTCGAAGTCGAGTACTGCGTTCCGTGCGGGTTCCTCTCCCGGGCGGAGGACGTTCAGCACGCACTGTTGACGACGTTCGGGGAGGACCTCGAGGCGGTCACGCTCCGAACCGGTGACGACGGCGTGTTCCGGGTTCGCGTCGACGACGCTGTGGTGTTCGACAAGAGCGAGGACGCCTACGACGTCGACGAGATCGTTCGCGAAGTGCGCGAGTACGTGTGA
- a CDS encoding aldehyde ferredoxin oxidoreductase family protein: protein MTEIGGFQNNVARIDLSEGEVNYESIDEDDARKYIGARGLGVKYVFEQGPDVDPLGPDNLLAFMNGPLSGTQVTMSGRIAVCTKSPLTGTVTDSHQGGWSGARLKWAGFDGLLFEGEADEPVYAYIEDGEVELRDASHLWGKGVHETRDAIEEEVDGSYGKNLSIMGIGPGGENGVRYACIMNEDDRASGRGGTGCVMGSKNLKAVVVKSNTRMPQPADSETFQEGHRQAMQAITESEVTAPNEGGLSMYGTNVLMNITEEMSGLPTRNAKYTSTGDAVEDGWADDEFDAEKISGENVRENILVDEPTCHSCPVACKKEVEVQAMHKGEEMNVRMESYEYESAFALGPNSGHTERDDIALMIDRCNDMGVDTIETGNMMAMAMEMSEEGKLEDIAELDWGDSETMVDMIERIARREDDLADLLAEGAERVAEKRDAEENSLAVKGQTIPAYDPRCMKGMGIAYATSNRGACHLRGYTPAAEILGIPEKVDPYEYEGKGELTAEFQDLHAISDSFDICKFNAFAEGIEEYVTQYNGMTGFDVTEDELMEAGERIYNLERYYNNLAGFDGADDSLPARFLEDGIRGQGASEGEYCELEEMKDEYYAFRGWVDGVVPDEKLADLEIEIGPGTGVSADDGGAAAPSDD, encoded by the coding sequence ATGACCGAGATCGGCGGATTTCAGAACAACGTCGCACGGATCGACCTCAGCGAGGGGGAGGTGAACTACGAGTCGATCGACGAGGACGACGCGCGAAAGTACATCGGCGCGCGCGGATTGGGGGTGAAGTACGTCTTCGAGCAGGGGCCGGACGTCGACCCGCTCGGGCCGGACAACCTGCTCGCGTTCATGAACGGGCCGCTGTCGGGGACGCAGGTGACGATGAGCGGGCGCATCGCCGTCTGCACGAAGTCGCCGCTGACCGGCACCGTCACCGACAGTCACCAGGGCGGCTGGTCGGGCGCCCGGCTGAAGTGGGCCGGCTTCGACGGCCTGCTGTTCGAGGGCGAGGCCGACGAGCCGGTCTACGCGTACATCGAAGACGGCGAGGTCGAACTCCGGGACGCCTCCCACCTCTGGGGGAAAGGCGTCCACGAGACGCGCGATGCGATCGAGGAGGAGGTCGACGGCTCCTACGGCAAGAACCTCTCGATCATGGGCATCGGCCCCGGCGGCGAGAACGGGGTTCGGTACGCCTGCATCATGAACGAGGACGACCGCGCCTCCGGGCGCGGCGGCACCGGCTGCGTGATGGGGTCGAAAAACCTCAAGGCGGTCGTCGTCAAGTCCAACACGCGGATGCCACAGCCCGCCGATTCTGAGACCTTCCAGGAGGGGCACCGGCAGGCGATGCAGGCGATCACGGAATCCGAGGTCACCGCACCCAACGAGGGCGGCCTCTCGATGTACGGGACGAACGTCCTGATGAACATCACCGAGGAGATGTCCGGGCTCCCGACGCGCAACGCCAAGTACACCTCGACGGGCGACGCCGTCGAGGACGGCTGGGCCGACGACGAGTTCGACGCCGAGAAGATCTCGGGGGAGAACGTCCGGGAGAACATCCTCGTCGACGAGCCGACCTGTCACTCCTGTCCGGTCGCCTGCAAGAAGGAAGTCGAGGTACAGGCGATGCACAAGGGCGAGGAGATGAACGTCCGGATGGAGTCCTACGAGTACGAGTCGGCGTTCGCGCTCGGGCCGAACTCCGGCCACACCGAGCGCGACGACATCGCGCTGATGATCGACCGCTGTAACGACATGGGCGTCGACACCATCGAGACGGGCAACATGATGGCGATGGCCATGGAGATGTCCGAGGAGGGCAAACTCGAGGACATCGCTGAACTCGACTGGGGCGACTCCGAGACGATGGTCGACATGATCGAGCGCATCGCCCGCCGCGAGGACGACCTCGCGGACCTCCTCGCCGAGGGCGCAGAACGGGTCGCCGAGAAGCGCGACGCCGAGGAGAACTCCCTGGCGGTCAAGGGACAGACGATCCCGGCCTACGACCCGCGCTGCATGAAGGGGATGGGCATCGCCTACGCCACGTCGAACCGCGGCGCCTGTCACCTGCGGGGGTACACCCCCGCCGCGGAGATCCTGGGGATCCCCGAGAAGGTCGACCCCTACGAGTACGAGGGCAAGGGCGAACTCACCGCCGAGTTCCAGGACCTCCACGCCATCTCGGACTCGTTCGACATCTGCAAGTTCAACGCCTTCGCGGAGGGCATCGAGGAGTACGTCACCCAGTACAACGGGATGACCGGCTTCGACGTCACCGAGGACGAGCTCATGGAGGCCGGCGAGCGCATCTACAACTTAGAGCGCTACTACAACAACCTGGCCGGCTTCGACGGCGCGGACGATTCGCTGCCCGCCCGCTTCCTCGAGGACGGCATCCGCGGCCAGGGCGCCTCGGAGGGCGAGTACTGCGAACTCGAGGAGATGAAAGACGAGTACTACGCGTTCCGCGGCTGGGTCGACGGCGTCGTTCCCGACGAAAAACTCGCGGACCTCGAGATCGAGATCGGCCCCGGAACCGGCGTCAGCGCCGACGACGGCGGCGCCGCAGCTCCGAGCGACGACTGA
- a CDS encoding helix-turn-helix transcriptional regulator, with product MVFSTLWTRLSSLWSGDSADDGTRDASTTETPEESIEENADETLSYAEQIEYGTDERELPDDDKILRLLVKRGGRVDESTVLEETGWSEGHLADVIDRMEDEDQISAITVGRKRVICRRGFEPKGYRSHLNE from the coding sequence ATGGTATTCAGTACACTCTGGACGCGTCTCTCGTCTCTCTGGTCGGGTGACTCCGCCGACGACGGGACACGGGACGCGTCCACGACGGAAACGCCGGAGGAATCGATCGAGGAAAACGCCGACGAAACGCTGAGCTACGCGGAGCAGATCGAGTACGGCACCGACGAACGGGAGCTCCCGGACGACGACAAGATTCTTCGACTGCTCGTCAAACGCGGCGGGCGGGTCGACGAGTCGACCGTCCTCGAGGAGACCGGCTGGTCGGAGGGACACCTGGCCGACGTCATCGACCGCATGGAGGACGAAGACCAGATCAGCGCGATCACCGTCGGGAGAAAACGCGTGATCTGCCGGCGCGGCTTCGAACCCAAGGGTTATCGCTCGCACCTGAACGAGTAA